One Campylobacter concisus DNA segment encodes these proteins:
- a CDS encoding TraM recognition domain-containing protein, whose translation MSVFSLINNTKGAALSAASNALSIPISFTHAMITGQTGCGKTTSAILPAMDERIKVGHGMLVFDYKGVEHKKVKFLANKHGRLKDVVMINVPWGNKINIMDDASESLLMNFFQKTFGTKRDPFWGNLAANIATKSLSTMKAICDLTEQGFCTPYIENRAKDIKPSFANLCKSTQQLGDFKKFYALVKLVDDHVKSDTAFAKGISKRRHLANSLNEKIWALGEFNEKSENFIQAFKEYEGVRNDEESQKARLFSNYTFMLFALQSIADDEMLNYHGNSISKLLNEGKIVVVNSQGLKDSAVELMLNSTLSNMAQRIANEEKVPVSIFIDEAQRVLNPSTDLHADVLREARVELILAFQNEDVLKSSLGSDSRYKELVGNLTNQYFFKNSVRQYASGEDKDFSKLKKFEYYHDGKIYKASPIFIDENDLLKAELSYQKELGIGSSFTNVALGDNEILVYNEQLFKRRSLLIKQDIVTKKKSEVPVLNQKLDALLKKLNALVQEANEANEANDEDKELWQFL comes from the coding sequence ATGTCAGTTTTTTCACTAATTAATAATACAAAAGGTGCAGCCCTCTCTGCTGCTTCAAACGCTCTTAGCATACCTATTAGCTTTACGCATGCGATGATAACAGGGCAAACAGGTTGCGGTAAGACCACTTCAGCGATCCTGCCAGCGATGGATGAGCGTATAAAAGTAGGGCATGGGATGCTTGTCTTTGACTACAAAGGAGTTGAGCATAAAAAGGTTAAATTTCTAGCCAATAAGCATGGCAGACTAAAAGATGTCGTAATGATAAATGTGCCATGGGGAAACAAAATAAATATAATGGATGACGCAAGTGAGAGTTTATTGATGAATTTCTTTCAAAAGACATTTGGCACAAAACGTGATCCTTTTTGGGGAAATTTAGCGGCAAATATCGCTACAAAGTCCCTTTCAACGATGAAGGCGATATGTGACCTTACAGAGCAAGGTTTTTGCACCCCATATATAGAAAATAGAGCAAAAGATATAAAGCCAAGCTTTGCAAATTTATGCAAATCAACCCAGCAGCTAGGTGACTTTAAAAAATTTTATGCCTTAGTTAAGCTGGTAGATGACCATGTAAAAAGCGACACAGCATTTGCAAAAGGTATAAGCAAAAGAAGACACTTGGCTAACTCTTTAAATGAGAAAATTTGGGCATTAGGCGAGTTTAATGAAAAATCTGAAAATTTCATACAAGCTTTTAAGGAGTATGAAGGTGTAAGAAATGATGAAGAGTCACAAAAAGCAAGGCTTTTCTCAAACTACACATTTATGCTTTTTGCCTTGCAAAGCATAGCTGACGATGAGATGCTAAACTATCATGGCAATAGCATAAGCAAGCTACTAAATGAAGGAAAGATAGTCGTTGTAAATTCTCAGGGGCTAAAAGATAGTGCGGTTGAGCTTATGCTAAATTCCACCCTTTCAAATATGGCGCAACGCATAGCAAACGAAGAGAAGGTGCCAGTTAGTATCTTTATAGACGAGGCGCAGCGTGTGCTAAATCCATCAACCGACCTACACGCTGACGTGCTAAGAGAGGCTAGAGTTGAGCTAATACTTGCTTTTCAAAACGAAGATGTGCTAAAAAGTAGCCTTGGTAGCGACTCAAGATATAAAGAGCTGGTAGGAAATTTAACCAATCAATACTTCTTTAAAAACTCGGTCAGACAATACGCCAGCGGAGAGGATAAGGACTTTAGCAAGTTAAAAAAATTTGAGTATTACCACGATGGTAAAATTTATAAAGCCTCGCCTATATTTATAGATGAAAATGACCTATTAAAGGCTGAGCTAAGCTATCAAAAAGAGCTTGGCATCGGTAGTAGTTTTACTAATGTAGCTCTTGGAGATAATGAAATTTTGGTATATAACGAGCAGCTATTTAAAAGGCGCTCTTTGCTCATCAAACAAGACATAGTGACAAAAAAGAAGTCTGAAGTGCCAGTGCTAAATCAAAAACTTGATGCGCTGCTTAAAAAGCTAAATGCTTTAGTTCAAGAAGCAAATGAAGCAAATGAAGCAAATGACGAAGATAAAGAGCTCTGGCAGTTTTTATAA
- a CDS encoding ClpP family protease — protein MAEFDKLNFADIHMSLLADRNIFLYGQIDQEICLTTQKTLLYLDSVDQSDINIYISGPGGSIYDGFGLIDFMKTIKSPINTFCVGLAASMSALIFLNGDKRYMLPNSSLMLHQPLGGASGQASDIELIANQILKIKSKVNEMIKANSNLKIAKIEQLTDRDCYIDASSAIAYGLANEIISTNKGE, from the coding sequence ATGGCAGAGTTTGACAAGTTAAATTTCGCCGACATTCACATGAGCTTACTAGCTGATAGAAACATCTTTTTATATGGGCAGATCGATCAAGAAATTTGCCTAACTACACAAAAAACGCTTTTGTATCTTGACAGCGTAGATCAAAGCGACATAAACATATATATAAGTGGCCCTGGAGGCTCGATATATGATGGCTTTGGACTAATCGACTTTATGAAGACCATAAAATCACCAATCAATACATTTTGCGTGGGGCTAGCTGCCTCTATGTCCGCACTTATATTTTTAAACGGAGATAAGCGCTATATGCTGCCAAACTCAAGCCTCATGCTTCATCAGCCTCTTGGTGGTGCATCAGGTCAGGCAAGCGACATCGAACTAATCGCAAATCAAATTTTAAAAATCAAATCAAAAGTCAATGAGATGATAAAGGCTAACAGCAACCTAAAAATAGCAAAGATAGAACAGCTCACCGATAGAGACTGCTATATAGACGCATCATCAGCCATCGCTTATGGCCTAGCCAATGAAATAATATCAACTAATAAAGGAGAATAA